One segment of Bacteroides caecimuris DNA contains the following:
- the traJ gene encoding conjugative transposon protein TraJ — MVLLAINFDNLHQILQNLYTDMMPLCSHMTGVAKGLAGLGALFYVAYRVWQSLARAEPVDVFPLLRPFALGLCIMFFPTIVLGTLNSVMSPIVKGTHSILEAQTFDMNEYRAQKDRLEFEAMKRNPETAYLVDKESFDNKLDELGVMDAIEACGMYVDRAMYNMKKAVQNFFRELLELMFNAAALVIDTLRTFFLIVLSILGPISFALSCWDGFQASLSQWFVRYISIYLWLPVSDLFSSVLARIQVLMLRQDIEQLSDPNFIPDGSNGVYITFLIIGIIGYFTIPTVANWIIQAGGGAGNYGKNVTQTASKTGSVVAGAGGAAVGNIAGRLIK; from the coding sequence ATGGTATTGTTGGCAATAAATTTCGACAACCTGCATCAGATCCTGCAAAACCTCTACACGGATATGATGCCGCTTTGCTCGCATATGACGGGTGTGGCGAAAGGACTCGCGGGGCTTGGTGCCCTGTTCTATGTGGCCTACCGGGTATGGCAGTCTCTGGCAAGGGCGGAGCCCGTGGATGTCTTTCCCCTTCTCCGTCCGTTTGCGTTGGGGTTATGTATCATGTTTTTCCCGACCATCGTGCTGGGCACGCTGAACAGTGTCATGTCGCCTATCGTGAAAGGTACACATTCAATACTGGAGGCACAGACCTTCGACATGAACGAGTACCGGGCGCAGAAGGACAGGCTGGAGTTCGAGGCGATGAAGCGCAATCCCGAGACGGCCTATCTGGTCGACAAGGAGTCCTTCGACAACAAACTGGACGAACTGGGGGTGATGGACGCGATAGAGGCCTGCGGGATGTATGTGGACCGGGCAATGTATAACATGAAGAAGGCGGTTCAGAATTTCTTCCGCGAACTCCTGGAACTCATGTTCAACGCGGCCGCCCTTGTCATCGACACACTGCGGACGTTCTTCCTGATCGTGCTTTCGATACTGGGACCGATTTCGTTCGCCCTGTCCTGCTGGGACGGTTTCCAGGCCTCGCTCAGCCAATGGTTCGTCCGTTATATCAGCATTTACCTGTGGCTTCCGGTGAGTGACCTCTTCAGCAGTGTGCTGGCACGGATACAGGTGTTGATGCTCCGGCAGGACATCGAACAGCTTTCCGACCCGAACTTCATCCCGGACGGCTCCAACGGGGTTTACATCACTTTTCTGATTATCGGTATCATCGGGTATTTCACCATCCCGACAGTGGCCAACTGGATTATCCAGGCAGGAGGCGGTGCAGGCAATTACGGCAAGAACGTGACCCAGACGGCATCCAAGACCGGTTCCGTGGTGGCAGGAGCGGGCGGTGCGGCGGTAGGCAACATCGCAGGAAGGCTTATCAAATAG
- the traK gene encoding conjugative transposon protein TraK, whose product MEFKSLKNIETSFRHLRLFGIVYLCACTLLVGYSVWKAYGFAEAQRQKIYVLDEGKSLMLALSQDLEQNRPVEAREHVRRFHELFFSLAPDKSAIEGNIQRAMFLSDRSAYAHYRDLAEQGYYNRIISGNMSQRIGIDSVKCDFNSYPYEVVTYARLSIIREKSVTERSLVTRGRLLNSTRSDNNPHGFILEAFRVVENRDIRVYDR is encoded by the coding sequence ATGGAATTCAAATCATTAAAGAACATCGAGACCAGTTTCAGGCATTTGCGCCTGTTCGGTATCGTCTATCTCTGCGCGTGTACCCTGCTTGTGGGATATTCGGTGTGGAAGGCATACGGCTTTGCCGAGGCGCAGAGACAGAAAATCTATGTGCTGGACGAGGGGAAGTCGCTCATGCTCGCCCTCTCGCAGGACCTGGAGCAGAACCGTCCCGTGGAGGCGAGGGAGCATGTCAGACGCTTCCATGAGCTATTTTTTTCGCTGGCTCCTGACAAGAGTGCGATAGAGGGCAATATCCAGCGTGCCATGTTCCTGAGCGACCGCTCTGCCTATGCCCATTACCGGGATCTGGCGGAACAGGGCTACTACAACCGGATCATCTCCGGCAACATGAGCCAGCGCATCGGGATTGACAGCGTGAAATGCGACTTCAACAGCTACCCGTATGAGGTAGTGACGTATGCCCGCCTTTCCATCATCCGGGAGAAGAGCGTGACGGAGCGCAGCCTCGTCACGCGGGGCAGGCTGCTCAATTCCACCCGCAGCGACAACAATCCGCACGGCTTCATCCTCGAAGCCTTCCGTGTGGTGGAAAACAGGGACATCAGAGTATATGACCGTTAA
- a CDS encoding TraL conjugative transposon family protein, producing MKKMLVKIRDLAEEKLRGVCAGLSPEKRVITIVVLTVLFALGNFYMIFRAIYDIGREDAKREVIEITPLDIPDFIQADTLTDSKIREMEEFFNQFNKEDNE from the coding sequence ATGAAAAAGATGCTTGTAAAAATCAGGGACTTGGCCGAAGAAAAACTGCGCGGTGTCTGCGCCGGGCTGAGTCCTGAAAAGAGAGTGATAACCATCGTCGTGCTGACCGTCCTGTTCGCGCTTGGGAATTTCTACATGATTTTCCGCGCCATATACGACATTGGACGGGAGGATGCCAAACGTGAGGTCATCGAGATAACCCCGCTGGATATCCCGGACTTTATTCAGGCGGACACCCTTACGGACAGTAAAATCCGCGAGATGGAAGAGTTTTTTAACCAGTTCAACAAAGAAGACAATGAGTAA
- the traM gene encoding conjugative transposon protein TraM: protein MSNDANKLRQRQEIRKYLVFAGMFLLFVGCMWLIFAPSKEERQREERNAGFNSELPDPRGAGIEADKIAAYEQADMKRRQEEKMRTLEDFSALADENRQNETSSPVVEIPQERESESASSYRGSGNRRNGAISSSTSAYNDINSTLGSFYEAPREDPEKEALKAEVEQLKQAAAVQQPAQMTYEEQVALLEKSYELAAKYTPGKDGAGTEKREETEPAANGRKARAVPVGQVSTPVVSSLPQPVSDSVLLARMAQTGHAGFHTAVGKTADGHTRNTIRACVHGDQTIRSGQSVRLRLLEPMRVGRYVLPRNSLVTGEGRIQGERLGIGIIQVEHDGIIIPVELAVYDNDGQEGIFIPGSMEANAAKEVAANLGQNLGTSISITNQSAGDQLLSELGRGAIQGVSQYISRKMREEKVHLKSGYTLMLYQNDNQ from the coding sequence ATGAGTAACGATGCAAACAAATTGAGACAGAGGCAGGAAATCAGGAAATACCTGGTCTTTGCCGGAATGTTCCTCCTGTTTGTCGGCTGCATGTGGCTGATTTTCGCGCCGTCCAAGGAGGAACGGCAGAGGGAGGAAAGGAATGCCGGTTTCAATTCCGAACTGCCCGACCCGAGAGGGGCAGGTATCGAGGCGGACAAGATTGCCGCCTACGAGCAGGCGGACATGAAACGCAGGCAGGAAGAGAAGATGCGCACGCTGGAGGATTTCTCCGCGCTTGCCGATGAAAACAGGCAGAATGAAACAAGCAGTCCTGTCGTGGAAATACCGCAGGAGCGGGAATCCGAAAGTGCATCATCCTATCGTGGCAGCGGAAACCGCAGGAATGGGGCCATATCTTCGTCCACATCCGCCTATAACGATATCAACTCCACGCTCGGCAGTTTCTATGAGGCACCGAGAGAAGACCCCGAAAAGGAGGCATTGAAAGCCGAGGTGGAGCAGTTGAAGCAGGCTGCCGCGGTACAGCAACCCGCACAGATGACCTACGAGGAGCAGGTAGCATTGCTGGAAAAATCTTACGAACTGGCCGCCAAATATACGCCGGGCAAGGATGGCGCAGGTACGGAAAAACGGGAAGAAACCGAACCTGCCGCCAACGGCAGGAAGGCAAGAGCCGTTCCCGTGGGACAGGTCTCCACACCGGTGGTGTCATCGCTTCCGCAACCCGTCAGTGATTCCGTACTGTTGGCACGGATGGCACAGACCGGACATGCTGGATTCCATACCGCCGTGGGAAAGACGGCTGACGGGCATACGAGGAATACCATCCGTGCCTGCGTGCATGGTGACCAGACCATAAGAAGCGGGCAGAGCGTTAGGTTAAGGCTTTTGGAACCGATGCGTGTCGGCAGGTATGTCCTTCCACGCAACTCCCTTGTCACGGGCGAGGGGCGCATACAAGGCGAAAGGCTCGGCATTGGAATCATACAGGTGGAGCACGACGGCATCATCATTCCCGTGGAGCTTGCCGTGTATGACAATGACGGACAGGAGGGCATCTTCATTCCCGGCTCGATGGAAGCGAATGCCGCCAAGGAGGTAGCGGCCAACTTGGGACAAAACCTCGGCACGAGCATATCCATCACCAACCAGTCAGCCGGAGACCAGCTGCTCTCCGAACTCGGCAGGGGTGCCATACAGGGAGTGTCGCAATACATATCCCGGAAGATGCGGGAGGAAAAAGTACACCTCAAATCCGGTTATACCCTGATGCTTTACCAGAACGATAATCAATAA
- the traN gene encoding conjugative transposon protein TraN codes for MKKIFVMFALMTGAVSAFAQNAADSISAETGRVTMTRELYPGQEDGDLYHGLTRKLTFDRMVPPYGLEVTYDKTTHIIFPSAVRYVDLGSPNLVAGKADGAENVIRVKAVVRNFRDETNMSVITESGSFYTFNVKYADEPLLLNIEMKDFIHDGSKVNRPNNALDIYLKELGSESPKLVQLINKSIHKENKRHVKHIGSKAFGIQYLLRGIYTHNGLLYFHTQVRNQSNVPFEVDFVTFKIVDKKVMKRTAIQEQIVFPLRAHNYATVVAGNKDERTVFTFDKFTIPADKVLVVELNEKSGGRHQSFTVESEDIVRAKVINELKVK; via the coding sequence ATGAAAAAGATTTTTGTAATGTTTGCCCTCATGACGGGCGCAGTGAGTGCTTTTGCACAGAATGCAGCCGATTCTATATCGGCAGAAACAGGCAGAGTCACAATGACCAGGGAACTCTATCCCGGGCAGGAGGATGGCGACCTCTACCACGGTCTGACCCGGAAGCTCACCTTTGACAGGATGGTTCCCCCGTATGGGCTGGAAGTGACCTACGACAAGACCACGCACATCATCTTCCCCTCCGCCGTCCGCTATGTGGACCTCGGTTCCCCGAATCTTGTGGCGGGAAAGGCCGACGGTGCGGAGAATGTTATCCGCGTAAAGGCGGTGGTCAGGAATTTCCGTGACGAGACGAACATGTCGGTCATCACCGAAAGCGGCAGTTTCTACACGTTCAATGTCAAGTATGCAGACGAGCCGTTGTTGCTGAACATCGAGATGAAGGACTTCATCCATGACGGCAGCAAGGTGAACCGTCCGAACAACGCCCTTGACATCTACCTGAAGGAGCTGGGCAGTGAATCCCCCAAGCTCGTGCAACTGATCAACAAGAGTATCCACAAGGAGAACAAACGCCATGTCAAGCACATCGGCAGCAAGGCTTTCGGCATACAATATCTTTTGCGTGGAATTTATACCCACAACGGGTTACTCTATTTCCACACGCAGGTACGCAACCAGTCGAATGTGCCTTTCGAGGTGGATTTCGTGACGTTCAAGATTGTGGATAAGAAGGTAATGAAGCGTACAGCCATTCAGGAGCAGATTGTTTTCCCTCTCAGAGCCCATAACTATGCCACAGTGGTAGCGGGAAACAAGGACGAGCGTACCGTGTTCACCTTTGACAAGTTCACCATCCCTGCCGACAAGGTATTGGTCGTGGAACTGAACGAGAAAAGCGGCGGGCGTCACCAGTCGTTCACCGTGGAGAGCGAGGACATCGTGAGAGCCAAAGTGATCAACGAACTTAAAGTGAAGTAG
- a CDS encoding conjugal transfer protein TraO: MRKVICMLVAVVSLALFSGQAYAQRYLPGMKAVELRGGFAEGSKSPLNHYAGFAVSGYTKKANRWVVGAEYLLKNYGYRNVSVPRAQFTAEGGYYLKFLSDPSKTLFLSIGGSALAGYETVNWGNKMLYDGSKLLAKDAFIYGGAITLELETYVTDRIVLLASVRERALWGGSLSVFTTQFGLGVKFIIN; this comes from the coding sequence ATGCGTAAGGTCATCTGTATGTTAGTAGCGGTCGTGTCGCTTGCCCTGTTTTCAGGGCAGGCATACGCCCAACGCTATCTCCCCGGCATGAAAGCCGTGGAGTTGCGGGGTGGGTTTGCCGAAGGCTCGAAATCGCCCTTGAACCATTATGCGGGATTCGCGGTATCGGGATATACCAAAAAAGCCAACCGCTGGGTTGTCGGCGCGGAATACCTGCTGAAGAATTACGGGTACCGGAACGTGTCCGTTCCGCGCGCGCAATTCACCGCCGAGGGCGGTTATTACCTGAAATTCCTGTCCGACCCATCCAAGACACTTTTCCTTTCCATCGGCGGATCGGCTTTGGCCGGTTACGAAACCGTGAATTGGGGCAATAAGATGTTGTATGACGGCTCTAAGTTGCTCGCCAAGGATGCCTTTATCTATGGCGGGGCGATAACACTGGAGCTTGAAACCTATGTCACGGACCGTATCGTGCTGCTCGCCAGTGTCAGGGAACGTGCCCTGTGGGGAGGTTCATTATCCGTGTTCACTACGCAATTCGGGCTGGGCGTGAAATTTATCATCAATTAA
- a CDS encoding toprim domain-containing protein translates to MNIEDIRKIPITDFLARMGHEPTARKGNEWWYSAPYREERTPSFRVNILKNVWQDFGIGRGGDIFSLAGEIIGSGDFKSQAKFISESLGGIVPEIVFRPKEKCFDTTLGEENCFVNVRIEPLNNKILLNYLKERGICSDVALPNCEEVRYTLHGKRYFSIGFRNISGGYELRSRLFKGSMSPKDISLIDNGSDTCNIFEGFIDYLSWMVLGLGCGDDYLVLNSVALLERSYGFLDKYDRVNCYLDRDEAGRRTLEALRKRYGNKIEDCSSLYKGFKDLNEYLQHWEGIIEQ, encoded by the coding sequence ATGAATATAGAAGATATAAGGAAGATTCCCATTACGGATTTTCTGGCACGGATGGGACATGAGCCGACGGCCCGGAAAGGGAATGAATGGTGGTATTCCGCCCCTTATCGGGAAGAACGGACACCGTCGTTCAGGGTGAATATTCTAAAGAATGTGTGGCAGGACTTCGGCATCGGGCGTGGCGGGGATATATTCTCGCTTGCAGGAGAAATCATTGGCAGCGGTGATTTCAAGTCGCAGGCTAAATTCATTTCGGAATCATTGGGTGGTATTGTTCCGGAAATAGTTTTCCGTCCGAAAGAAAAATGTTTCGACACCACACTTGGTGAAGAGAATTGCTTCGTGAATGTACGCATTGAGCCATTGAACAACAAAATCCTGCTCAATTATCTGAAAGAGCGTGGCATTTGCAGCGATGTGGCATTGCCAAACTGTGAGGAAGTCAGATATACCTTGCATGGCAAGCGGTATTTCTCCATCGGATTCAGAAACATCAGCGGTGGGTATGAGTTGCGCAGCCGCCTGTTCAAGGGCAGTATGTCGCCGAAGGACATATCGCTCATCGACAACGGTTCGGACACCTGTAACATTTTCGAGGGGTTCATTGACTATCTCTCATGGATGGTGCTCGGCCTGGGATGCGGCGATGACTACCTCGTGCTGAACTCGGTGGCTTTATTGGAACGCTCGTATGGTTTCCTTGACAAGTACGACCGGGTCAATTGTTACCTGGACCGTGACGAGGCGGGGCGAAGGACACTGGAAGCCCTCCGCAAACGCTACGGCAACAAGATAGAGGACTGTTCCTCCCTGTACAAGGGATTCAAGGATTTGAACGAATACCTGCAACATTGGGAAGGAATTATTGAACAATAG
- a CDS encoding DUF3872 domain-containing protein — protein sequence MKKRNKQNAFAAIFSAMLATVVAIALVSCDNELDVQQGYPFTVETMPVPKRIVKGETVEIRCELKREGRFSDARYTVRYFQPDGKGSLRMDDGMVLLPNDRYPLDREVFRLYYTSECEDQQSIDIYFEDNSAPAQLFLLSFDFNNEKKDDAEDDTGGTGRIPRTGGELVKNPLVNIETVTVCE from the coding sequence ATGAAAAAAAGAAATAAACAAAATGCGTTTGCCGCTATCTTTTCGGCAATGCTTGCGACTGTAGTGGCAATAGCCTTGGTATCCTGTGACAATGAGCTGGATGTGCAGCAGGGATATCCCTTCACGGTGGAAACAATGCCCGTACCCAAACGTATCGTGAAAGGCGAGACCGTGGAAATACGGTGCGAACTCAAACGTGAGGGACGGTTCTCCGATGCACGGTACACCGTCCGCTATTTCCAGCCTGACGGCAAAGGCTCGCTCCGCATGGACGACGGGATGGTGTTGCTGCCCAACGACCGTTATCCGCTTGACAGGGAGGTGTTCCGGCTGTACTACACTTCCGAGTGCGAGGACCAACAGAGTATTGACATATATTTCGAGGACAACAGTGCCCCTGCACAATTATTCCTGCTTAGTTTTGATTTCAACAACGAGAAAAAGGATGACGCGGAAGATGATACGGGAGGAACCGGCAGAATTCCCCGAACCGGTGGGGAACTTGTGAAAAATCCTTTGGTGAACATTGAAACGGTTACGGTATGCGAGTGA
- a CDS encoding glycoside hydrolase family protein, protein MRVIVAAICLILTCNCLVAHPRGGGGSPPTATEIPDSLFERAIACIKRFEGWHGNHLPYVGWGHKLLPGEKFRPDMSKAQADSLLRADLRKLCRMCSRFGKDALLVATLSYNVGYYRVVGYGKIPKSRLIQKLEAGDRDIYNEYVSFRCYKGKVVPSIERRREVEYMLLFKK, encoded by the coding sequence ATGCGAGTGATTGTTGCGGCTATATGCCTGATTCTAACCTGTAACTGTCTGGTGGCTCATCCACGGGGAGGCGGTGGCTCGCCTCCCACTGCCACGGAAATCCCTGATTCGCTTTTCGAGAGGGCCATCGCCTGCATCAAGCGGTTCGAGGGTTGGCATGGAAACCATCTGCCCTATGTAGGTTGGGGTCACAAACTTTTGCCGGGAGAAAAGTTCAGACCGGATATGAGCAAGGCACAGGCGGATTCATTGCTCAGAGCGGATTTGAGGAAATTGTGCAGGATGTGCAGCCGTTTTGGAAAAGATGCCCTTTTAGTCGCCACCTTGTCTTATAATGTGGGATATTACCGTGTGGTCGGCTATGGCAAGATACCTAAGAGCAGGCTTATTCAAAAGCTGGAAGCCGGGGATAGGGATATTTACAACGAGTATGTCTCATTCCGCTGCTACAAGGGGAAAGTGGTACCGAGCATTGAACGGAGAAGGGAAGTGGAATACATGCTGCTGTTTAAGAAGTAA
- a CDS encoding DUF932 domain-containing protein: protein MANLAVLERQQQFDFQQNGIEVMDFDTLQRTYKENDIYNNPVQGIYHYQVIQRMMDICEKHNLDFEVEEIFAAQNRNKTQPGVSILPQVEQIHGEKAVEAHILRRIFTTIRIKDWETDELTTTLVVAYHQDGVQAAIGPCVKICHNQCILSPERSVCNYGKKKVTTEELFDTVDGWMANFEVNMNEDIERIQRLKRRVISLEEIYMYIGLLTALRVSHDSADKNLSSSVETYPLNQGQISVFTEEVLKLVMTKGQITAWDLYNVATEIYKPGKTDFPALIPQNGAMAELLLSRLPEEAEIVGVIPVG, encoded by the coding sequence ATGGCAAATCTGGCAGTATTGGAAAGACAACAGCAGTTTGATTTCCAGCAGAACGGAATCGAAGTGATGGACTTCGATACATTGCAGCGTACCTACAAGGAGAACGACATCTACAACAACCCGGTACAGGGCATCTACCATTACCAGGTCATCCAACGCATGATGGATATCTGCGAGAAGCACAACCTTGACTTCGAAGTGGAAGAAATCTTCGCCGCCCAGAACCGGAACAAGACACAACCCGGCGTGAGCATACTCCCGCAAGTAGAACAAATCCACGGGGAAAAGGCGGTGGAAGCGCATATACTCCGCCGTATCTTCACCACCATCCGCATCAAGGACTGGGAAACCGACGAGCTGACGACCACGCTTGTCGTAGCCTACCACCAGGACGGGGTACAGGCGGCCATAGGCCCTTGTGTGAAAATCTGCCATAACCAGTGCATCCTTTCTCCGGAAAGAAGCGTATGCAATTATGGAAAGAAAAAGGTGACTACAGAAGAGTTGTTCGACACCGTGGATGGCTGGATGGCAAACTTCGAGGTGAACATGAACGAGGACATCGAACGGATACAGAGATTGAAACGCAGAGTTATCTCTTTGGAAGAAATATATATGTATATAGGACTGTTGACGGCATTGCGTGTTTCCCACGACAGCGCGGACAAGAACCTTTCTTCTTCCGTGGAAACCTATCCTTTGAATCAGGGGCAGATATCGGTATTCACGGAAGAGGTGCTGAAGCTGGTAATGACAAAGGGACAGATTACCGCCTGGGATCTCTACAATGTCGCTACGGAGATATACAAACCCGGTAAGACGGACTTTCCGGCTTTGATTCCGCAGAACGGTGCGATGGCGGAGCTATTGTTGTCACGCCTGCCCGAAGAGGCGGAAATCGTGGGCGTCATACCGGTAGGCTGA
- a CDS encoding DUF4120 family protein — protein MKILNEEHFENVKRYAESIGDTSFQKCLDRLESWEKNPDHPNEISLYYDHAPYSFGFTQRYPDGRTGIVGGLLYHGIPDRSFAVTLEPFHGWQIHT, from the coding sequence ATGAAAATCCTGAATGAAGAACATTTCGAGAATGTAAAACGCTATGCCGAGTCCATCGGTGACACCTCATTCCAGAAGTGCCTGGACAGGCTGGAAAGCTGGGAGAAGAATCCCGACCATCCCAATGAAATATCGCTCTACTACGACCATGCCCCGTATTCGTTCGGCTTCACGCAACGCTATCCCGATGGAAGAACCGGCATCGTGGGAGGCCTGCTTTATCACGGAATACCGGACAGGTCTTTTGCCGTCACACTGGAACCGTTCCACGGATGGCAGATACATACCTGA